One segment of Gammaproteobacteria bacterium DNA contains the following:
- the queA gene encoding tRNA preQ1(34) S-adenosylmethionine ribosyltransferase-isomerase QueA, which translates to MQRSDFFFELPPELIAQIPLPERAASRLLHLDGAGASTDRRFRDLADLLRPGDLLVLNDTRVIPARLRGHKDSGGRVEVLVERLLGPHRVLAQVRASKSPREGARLHLQGPIEAVVLSRDEAFFVLELRGDADDALTLLERHGHMPLPPYITRPDGAADRERYQTVFARAPGAVAAPTAGLHFEAGFLDDLVAAGIDIAYVTLHVGAGTFQPLRVERLEDHHMHAERVEVGAATCAQVAAAKAQGGRIVAAGTTVVRSLEAAAQSGRLQPYAGDTRLFITPGFEFRVVDALITNFHLPESTLLMLVCAFGGYAAVMRAYRHAVEQRYRFFSYGDAMYVEGQGLGPRT; encoded by the coding sequence ATGCAGCGGAGTGATTTTTTCTTCGAACTTCCACCTGAACTGATCGCCCAGATACCGCTTCCGGAGCGTGCGGCCAGCCGCCTGCTGCACCTGGATGGGGCCGGGGCGAGCACTGATCGACGGTTCCGCGACCTGGCGGACCTGCTGCGTCCGGGGGACCTGCTGGTACTGAACGACACGCGGGTGATCCCGGCCCGCCTGCGCGGGCACAAGGATAGCGGCGGGCGGGTCGAGGTGCTGGTGGAGCGCCTGCTCGGCCCCCACCGCGTGCTGGCGCAGGTGCGCGCCAGCAAGTCACCCCGGGAGGGTGCGCGGCTGCACCTCCAAGGGCCCATCGAGGCAGTCGTGCTCAGCCGGGATGAGGCATTCTTCGTCCTGGAGCTGCGGGGCGACGCGGATGATGCCCTGACGCTGCTGGAGCGTCACGGACACATGCCGCTGCCGCCGTATATCACCCGCCCGGACGGCGCCGCCGACCGTGAGCGCTACCAGACGGTGTTCGCGCGTGCCCCCGGTGCGGTGGCGGCGCCGACGGCGGGGCTGCACTTCGAGGCGGGTTTTCTGGACGATCTTGTGGCTGCCGGCATCGATATCGCCTATGTCACGCTGCACGTCGGCGCCGGGACGTTCCAGCCGCTGCGGGTCGAACGTCTGGAAGATCACCACATGCATGCCGAGCGGGTCGAGGTCGGCGCCGCGACGTGTGCGCAGGTCGCGGCGGCCAAGGCGCAGGGCGGGCGTATTGTCGCCGCAGGTACCACCGTGGTCCGCAGCCTGGAGGCCGCGGCCCAGTCCGGACGACTGCAGCCCTATGCCGGCGATACACGGCTGTTCATCACGCCCGGATTCGAGTTCCGTGTGGTGGATGCCCTGATCACCAATTTTCATCTGCCGGAATCGACCCTGCTGATGCTGGTCTGTGCCTTCGGCGGCTATGCCGCGGTGATGCGCGCCTACCGGCACGCCGTCGAACAGCGTTACCGGTTCTTCAGCTACGGCGATGCGATGTATGTTGAAGGGCAGGGCCTAGGACCTAGGACCTAG
- the glgP gene encoding alpha-glucan family phosphorylase, whose translation MAGTHFSVEVQPMLPARLGRLQELAEDLLYSWDRQVRALFWRLDNQLWDDCGHNPKLFLRRVSQQRLDEAAEDRVFIEDYNRALSAYDTYHEEALPTGVEEYLDPEADLVAYFCAEFGLHESLPIYSGGLGILAGDHCKAASDLRIPFVAVGIMYRQGYFNQTIDGHGNQIAHYAPTNFANLAIRPARVENGQDLHVFVDLPGRRVMLKVWEAKAGHIKLYLLDSDLPENQDTDRAITYQLYGGDITTRIQQEIVLGIGGVRTIRALGLKPTVWHINEGHAAFQILERCREWVRKGPLDFASALELVAAGTVFTTHTPVAAGHDIFDHALITSYFDGYVKELGIDMDEFLQLGASPNIPYGFNQTALALRGSRFHNGVSRIHGGVASQMESYIWPQIPARENPMRYVTNGVHVPTFLARDWTNLFDMRFGRGWDNELLNRDYWERLDDIPEHSFWSLRQWLNGKLLAEVQRRITWQHRRNGCSETLIERMTQYLSVEASDVLTIGFARRFASYKRATLLFADPQRLERLLNNPDRPVVLIFAGKAHPSDLPGQRLIQVIHEFSRRPEFIGRIILVEGYDIALARKLVTGVDVWLNNPEYPMEASGTSGQKAGLNGVINLSVLDGWWGEGYNGENGWAITPHGAQFDAGYRDHEEGNELLDILEHQVIPLYYQRNTQGYPEGWVRMSKASIKSILTQFNSERMVMDYVRGFYSPASAQCRKLAANQCSGARDLAAWKAHVQHTWPQISLRLVDAPPDAIRSGHTVPITVAARLHDLKASDVRVECVVGKENEHGEFIGEAHFDFAPASSGDDGETLFRLDLIPPLPGLQRYKLRMFPTHPLLSHPFEMGCMLWL comes from the coding sequence ATGGCAGGCACCCACTTTTCCGTTGAAGTCCAACCCATGCTGCCCGCGCGCCTTGGCCGTCTGCAGGAATTGGCCGAGGACCTGCTCTACAGCTGGGACCGTCAGGTGCGCGCCCTGTTCTGGCGTCTGGACAACCAGTTATGGGACGACTGCGGCCACAATCCCAAGCTGTTCCTGCGCCGGGTCTCGCAACAACGCCTCGACGAGGCGGCCGAGGACCGCGTCTTCATCGAGGACTACAACCGCGCGTTGTCGGCCTACGACACCTACCACGAGGAGGCACTGCCCACCGGGGTGGAAGAGTATCTCGATCCGGAAGCGGATCTGGTCGCCTATTTCTGTGCCGAGTTCGGCCTGCATGAGAGTCTTCCCATCTATTCCGGCGGCCTGGGCATCCTCGCCGGCGATCACTGCAAGGCCGCCAGTGATCTGCGCATCCCCTTTGTCGCCGTCGGCATCATGTACCGCCAGGGCTACTTCAACCAGACCATCGACGGCCATGGCAACCAGATCGCACATTACGCCCCGACCAATTTTGCCAATCTCGCCATCCGCCCGGCCCGGGTTGAGAACGGCCAGGATCTGCATGTCTTCGTCGATCTGCCCGGCCGCCGGGTCATGCTCAAGGTGTGGGAGGCCAAGGCCGGTCACATCAAGCTGTATCTGCTCGACAGCGACCTGCCGGAAAATCAGGATACCGACCGGGCCATTACCTATCAGCTCTACGGCGGCGACATCACCACCCGCATCCAGCAGGAGATCGTGCTCGGCATCGGTGGGGTGCGCACGATCCGCGCGCTTGGCCTGAAACCCACCGTATGGCATATCAATGAAGGTCATGCGGCCTTCCAGATCCTGGAGCGCTGCCGCGAATGGGTGCGCAAGGGCCCCCTGGATTTCGCCAGTGCCCTGGAACTGGTCGCTGCGGGCACGGTGTTCACCACCCATACGCCGGTGGCCGCGGGGCATGACATCTTCGACCATGCCTTGATCACGAGCTACTTCGACGGGTACGTCAAGGAGCTCGGCATCGACATGGACGAGTTTCTGCAACTGGGGGCGAGCCCGAATATCCCGTACGGTTTCAACCAGACGGCCCTGGCACTGCGCGGCTCGCGCTTCCACAACGGCGTCAGCCGTATCCACGGCGGCGTCGCCTCGCAGATGGAAAGTTATATCTGGCCACAGATCCCGGCCCGTGAGAACCCCATGCGGTACGTCACCAACGGCGTGCATGTACCGACCTTTCTGGCGCGCGACTGGACGAATCTGTTCGACATGCGCTTCGGTCGCGGGTGGGACAACGAGCTGTTGAACCGGGATTACTGGGAACGTCTCGACGATATCCCGGAGCACAGCTTCTGGAGCCTGCGCCAATGGCTGAACGGCAAGCTGCTGGCGGAGGTACAGCGTCGTATCACCTGGCAGCACCGCCGCAACGGCTGCTCTGAGACCTTGATCGAGCGCATGACGCAATATCTCTCCGTGGAGGCAAGCGACGTCCTGACCATCGGCTTTGCGCGTCGCTTCGCCAGCTATAAGCGGGCGACGCTGCTGTTCGCCGACCCCCAGCGGCTGGAGCGTCTGCTGAACAACCCCGACCGCCCGGTCGTGCTGATCTTCGCCGGCAAGGCGCATCCCAGTGATCTGCCGGGGCAGCGTCTGATACAGGTGATCCATGAATTCTCGCGCCGCCCCGAGTTCATCGGCCGGATCATCCTGGTCGAGGGCTACGATATCGCGCTGGCCCGCAAACTGGTCACCGGCGTCGACGTCTGGCTCAACAACCCTGAATACCCGATGGAGGCCAGCGGGACCTCAGGGCAGAAGGCGGGTCTCAACGGCGTCATCAACCTCAGCGTACTGGACGGTTGGTGGGGCGAAGGCTACAACGGCGAGAATGGCTGGGCGATCACGCCGCACGGCGCACAGTTCGATGCCGGCTACCGCGATCACGAAGAAGGCAACGAACTGCTCGACATCCTCGAACACCAGGTGATACCGCTGTACTACCAGCGCAATACGCAAGGCTATCCCGAGGGCTGGGTACGGATGTCCAAGGCCTCCATCAAGTCCATCCTGACGCAGTTCAATTCAGAACGCATGGTGATGGACTACGTCCGTGGCTTCTACAGCCCCGCCAGCGCACAATGTCGTAAACTCGCCGCCAACCAGTGCAGCGGCGCCCGTGATCTCGCCGCTTGGAAGGCCCACGTACAGCATACCTGGCCGCAGATCTCGCTACGGCTGGTCGATGCCCCGCCGGACGCAATCCGTTCCGGGCATACCGTGCCGATCACCGTCGCCGCCCGTCTGCACGATTTGAAAGCGTCGGACGTACGCGTGGAGTGCGTCGTCGGGAAGGAGAACGAACATGGCGAGTTCATCGGTGAAGCACACTTCGATTTCGCGCCGGCCAGCAGCGGCGACGATGGCGAGACGCTGTTCCGCCTGGACCTGATCCCACCGCTGCCCGGCCTGCAGCGCTACAAGCTACGCATGTTTCCGACACACCCGCTGCTCAGTCATCCCTTCGAGATGGGCTGCATGCTGTGGCTGTAA